A window of the Butyricimonas virosa genome harbors these coding sequences:
- a CDS encoding TlpA family protein disulfide reductase: MKQLITCLLACMGLFACTAPSVTIEGKNEINRQEEFHLYCSQAGSFIPIASAPIDSNGCFHLSVPLPQEGFYLLGTERGVMHPLYLKGNETIRLRFQTKGMVLEGEQTPENQVLSQWEQAATLVREHAFLYERFGGGYSTDPATFTRELEDLLRVRQQLKPEKATDNATFNSLLKAKMEADVDFYALAYLQRNAGNFSDTVRLSNYYQEMQPENTLQQTALLQLPYAGEMLRTYVWHKYGDPVELREAFKYKSTCLSDFKFQQHYLYNEITRFRYYEQYQQLIDSVGKTFFGKSYQNGLELIEKQLAWSKPGIPAVDFKGMQPDSSSLALSELLGKVIVVDVWATWCSPCRRMMPYFKQLEKELEGEEVEFLSVCIGTSIEWDSWKEIIATEELAGHLIFINSWTKGFAKEYRIVGVPRFLIFDRKGYIVSVNAPAPNKLALKELILKTLKK, encoded by the coding sequence ATGAAACAACTCATAACTTGTTTACTTGCTTGTATGGGGCTATTTGCCTGTACAGCTCCTTCCGTGACCATCGAGGGGAAAAATGAGATCAATCGTCAGGAAGAGTTCCACCTATACTGTTCTCAAGCGGGTAGTTTTATTCCTATTGCTTCTGCCCCAATCGATTCAAATGGCTGCTTCCATTTGAGTGTTCCATTACCTCAAGAAGGTTTCTATTTATTAGGAACAGAACGGGGCGTTATGCATCCGCTCTATCTGAAAGGAAACGAAACTATTCGTCTCCGCTTTCAAACGAAGGGAATGGTATTAGAAGGAGAACAGACGCCAGAAAATCAAGTATTGTCTCAATGGGAACAGGCTGCAACTTTAGTGCGCGAACATGCTTTTCTATATGAACGTTTCGGAGGTGGGTATAGCACAGATCCGGCAACTTTTACACGGGAATTGGAAGACCTGCTTCGAGTTCGCCAACAACTCAAACCGGAGAAGGCTACCGACAATGCCACTTTTAACTCTTTGTTAAAAGCTAAAATGGAGGCTGATGTTGATTTCTATGCTCTTGCTTACCTACAACGAAATGCCGGAAATTTTTCCGATACGGTAAGATTATCCAATTATTATCAAGAAATGCAACCGGAAAATACATTGCAACAAACTGCATTGTTACAACTTCCTTACGCTGGAGAGATGTTACGAACATACGTATGGCACAAATACGGTGATCCTGTCGAATTGCGAGAAGCATTCAAATACAAATCTACCTGTTTGAGTGATTTTAAATTTCAACAACATTATTTGTATAATGAAATCACCCGTTTTCGGTATTATGAACAATACCAACAACTGATAGATAGCGTGGGGAAGACATTTTTCGGAAAATCCTATCAAAACGGATTAGAATTAATAGAAAAACAGTTGGCTTGGTCAAAACCGGGCATTCCCGCTGTTGATTTCAAAGGAATGCAACCGGATAGTAGTTCATTGGCCCTTTCTGAACTACTCGGAAAAGTCATCGTCGTAGATGTTTGGGCCACCTGGTGCTCCCCCTGTCGAAGGATGATGCCCTATTTCAAACAGTTGGAAAAGGAGTTGGAAGGCGAAGAGGTAGAATTTCTTAGTGTTTGTATCGGAACCTCCATCGAATGGGACAGCTGGAAAGAGATTATTGCTACCGAAGAACTCGCCGGTCACTTGATCTTTATTAACAGCTGGACCAAAGGTTTTGCCAAAGAGTATCGAATCGTTGGAGTTCCTCGGTTTCTAATTTTCGACCGCAAAGGTTACATTGTTTCTGTCAATGCACCTGCACCCAACAAATTGGCTCTCAAAGAACTGATTTTAAAAACGTTGAAGAAATAA
- a CDS encoding IS1182 family transposase: MLNSIVDRLDVSQVLASYKGGGNSCFHPRMMLKVLLYAYLNNIYSSRKIERQLQEHIHYMWLSGGARPDFRTINYFRGKRLKDSFDAIFTRVVELLHSEGFVSLEVQYIDGTKIESVANKYTFVWRGSIETYDTRLREKTRRILSEAEEVLEMESHETRPDEELSVEEFQARTSRIKEKMNSTDVPKKIKKAVEKTAKEYIPKMLEYERALDIMGKRNSYSKTDEDATFMRMKEDAMKNGQLKPGYNIQIATENQFITNYAVYHRPTDTLTLIPFLESFEKRYGRQSRVVVADSGYGSEQNYEYLFGPNLIPYVKYNMFHQEQKRKYKKNAFLVQNLFYNPKGNYYVCPMGQYLFFIREEKRKSDAGYISQVSIYRAAKCLGCPVRGLCNKAMGNRQIEVNHTLNRYKEKIRYMLNSEEGIFHRKKRPVEPEAVFADIKEAGKFRRFRLRGINGVGIEFGLKAIAHNIKKIAACRGKYGFGWDNLQKVISNYAKNPFLKHEGSLRVA; encoded by the coding sequence GTGCTGAACAGTATCGTGGATCGTCTCGACGTCAGTCAGGTGCTCGCCAGTTATAAAGGAGGTGGTAACAGCTGTTTTCATCCTCGCATGATGTTAAAAGTATTGCTTTATGCTTATCTGAACAATATTTACTCTTCGCGTAAAATCGAGCGTCAGCTTCAGGAACACATTCATTACATGTGGTTATCGGGCGGGGCACGTCCGGACTTCCGTACGATCAATTATTTTCGTGGCAAACGCTTAAAGGATTCTTTTGACGCTATTTTTACGCGGGTAGTGGAACTCCTTCATTCGGAGGGTTTTGTCTCCCTGGAAGTTCAATACATCGATGGCACGAAAATCGAGTCGGTTGCCAATAAATACACCTTTGTGTGGCGTGGGAGTATAGAAACGTATGATACCCGTTTGAGGGAAAAGACCCGCCGTATCCTCTCCGAAGCAGAAGAGGTTCTTGAAATGGAGAGCCATGAAACACGACCGGACGAAGAACTTTCCGTGGAAGAGTTCCAGGCCCGGACATCCCGTATAAAGGAAAAGATGAATAGTACGGATGTTCCGAAGAAAATAAAGAAGGCAGTAGAAAAGACAGCAAAGGAATACATCCCGAAAATGCTTGAATATGAGCGTGCTCTTGATATTATGGGGAAACGCAACTCCTATTCGAAAACTGATGAAGATGCCACGTTCATGCGCATGAAGGAGGACGCCATGAAAAACGGCCAGTTAAAGCCCGGTTACAATATACAGATAGCCACGGAAAACCAGTTCATTACCAATTATGCCGTTTATCACCGACCCACCGATACGCTCACGCTTATCCCTTTCCTGGAGAGTTTTGAAAAACGTTACGGCAGACAAAGCAGAGTGGTGGTTGCCGACTCGGGTTACGGAAGTGAGCAGAACTATGAATACCTGTTTGGTCCTAACCTCATCCCTTACGTAAAGTACAATATGTTCCATCAGGAGCAGAAACGTAAGTACAAGAAAAATGCCTTCCTCGTGCAGAATCTGTTCTATAACCCGAAAGGAAATTACTACGTCTGTCCAATGGGCCAGTATCTGTTTTTCATCCGGGAAGAAAAACGGAAATCCGATGCAGGATATATCTCACAGGTCAGTATATACAGGGCTGCAAAATGTCTGGGATGTCCCGTTCGGGGGCTTTGTAACAAAGCTATGGGGAACAGACAGATAGAAGTGAATCACACGCTCAACCGGTACAAAGAAAAAATCAGATATATGCTCAACAGCGAAGAAGGGATATTTCACAGGAAGAAAAGACCCGTTGAACCTGAAGCAGTATTTGCAGATATTAAAGAAGCAGGTAAGTTCAGACGGTTCAGATTAAGAGGGATTAACGGAGTCGGTATAGAGTTCGGATTAAAAGCTATTGCACATAATATCAAAAAGATTGCGGCGTGCCGGGGTAAATATGGCTTTGGGTGGGATAATTTACAGAAAGTAATTAGTAATTACGCCAAAAATCCGTTTTTAAAGCATGAAGGATCATTGAGAGTTGCATAA
- a CDS encoding TlpA disulfide reductase family protein — MKKLCFLLLFGAAACTQQPTDHFILRGTVPGVMDSTKVTLRTVTRWDKDLASAYVIDGKFELRGQLDAPTLCKLSLNNARSYELDFFVENGKLTFTTPHIDSLPQAYGLYDIRKEKNYRVEGSTTQDAYYRYQQQTLPLRYGIQELRKQANQIPDYNSRLEAMNAELDKTSRAFIRNNDNLATNLYIAGTLKKPAFTYDQTYLDELEQLFASCQDTCAALKDFRSYLRDASRLVQGSPLQEAEVVNDKGESVSLIAQLNREGYTLIDFWASWCIPCRVSIIFLREIYKTHGDSIRFISISLDQQEADWQKALKEEKLPWAQFRSLPEQTKTFTEQYNLIGIPAFFIIDSEGRIVFSGSSMNELTEQLPKMITNSTH; from the coding sequence ATGAAAAAGCTCTGTTTTTTATTACTGTTCGGCGCTGCTGCTTGTACGCAGCAGCCTACCGATCATTTTATCCTGCGGGGTACAGTCCCCGGAGTCATGGACAGCACGAAAGTTACCCTACGAACAGTCACCCGCTGGGACAAAGATTTAGCTAGCGCTTACGTCATTGACGGGAAGTTTGAGTTGCGCGGGCAACTGGATGCTCCCACCCTATGCAAACTTAGCCTAAACAACGCACGTTCTTACGAGCTTGATTTTTTTGTCGAAAACGGCAAACTTACCTTTACCACACCACATATCGACAGTCTGCCACAAGCGTACGGACTTTACGACATCCGAAAAGAAAAGAACTATCGGGTGGAAGGTTCCACCACGCAAGATGCGTACTACCGCTACCAACAACAAACCCTTCCGTTGCGTTACGGCATACAGGAACTCCGCAAGCAGGCAAATCAAATCCCGGACTATAACAGTCGATTGGAAGCCATGAATGCGGAACTAGACAAAACAAGCCGGGCATTTATCCGTAACAATGACAATCTGGCTACCAATCTCTACATTGCCGGGACATTGAAGAAACCCGCATTCACCTACGATCAAACTTATCTTGACGAACTGGAACAACTCTTTGCTTCCTGCCAAGATACCTGTGCCGCACTGAAAGATTTCCGCAGTTATCTCCGTGATGCCTCCCGACTAGTCCAAGGCTCCCCGCTACAAGAGGCTGAAGTGGTCAATGACAAAGGAGAAAGTGTATCACTGATCGCCCAGTTGAACAGAGAAGGGTACACGCTGATCGATTTTTGGGCATCGTGGTGTATCCCCTGCCGAGTGAGCATAATATTCCTACGCGAAATATACAAAACTCACGGGGATTCAATTCGCTTCATCAGCATATCCCTCGATCAACAAGAGGCCGACTGGCAAAAAGCCCTGAAAGAAGAAAAACTGCCATGGGCACAATTCCGTAGCCTACCCGAACAGACTAAAACATTCACAGAACAATATAATCTCATTGGAATTCCAGCCTTCTTTATCATCGATAGCGAAGGACGAATCGTCTTTTCAGGCAGTTCCATGAACGAACTGACGGAACAACTACCTAAAATGATTACAAACTCTACACACTGA
- a CDS encoding TlpA disulfide reductase family protein codes for MNKIFFFIATLLLCSACTSRPEGFVIRGSFPGLQDGMMVSLRSMEGGAILAMDTIQDGKFELHGVTASPQYCNLIISSNTSSSDMSKMVNIYMFLDNSELTVNAAHLDSLQFVHPLISETAIPKARVEGGPLQREFYEYRDTLTPLLLTASEVNNALAMLNMQNDQYTTEEYNNRFDELYPKKLTTEAAIDAAKMEFIRQHPQSPVSLFIAEGLLNTTFIRTAEEIKELTRIAEQIEDTVRRPRVLKMAEIAKTLYKGASYKDIELTDPTGKTVKLSQYILPDHYTLVDFWASWCGPCRWAIPDVKQIYKRYPQDRLSVISISFDQKKTDWETAMKEEAMPWTQLWTGNRDQVTAAQRAYNISGIPRLMLIAPDGKIVFSGNDANALRVAVEECLGK; via the coding sequence ATGAATAAAATTTTCTTTTTTATCGCGACATTGCTATTATGCAGTGCCTGCACTTCCCGCCCCGAAGGATTCGTGATACGGGGCAGTTTTCCCGGACTACAGGATGGAATGATGGTTTCTCTTCGCAGTATGGAAGGTGGAGCGATATTGGCCATGGATACGATTCAAGACGGCAAATTTGAACTACACGGCGTAACAGCTTCACCGCAGTACTGTAATTTGATAATCAGCTCTAACACCTCTTCATCCGACATGAGCAAAATGGTTAATATTTATATGTTTCTCGATAACTCCGAACTGACAGTGAACGCAGCCCATTTAGACAGTCTACAATTTGTACATCCTCTCATATCGGAAACCGCCATACCGAAAGCCCGGGTGGAAGGCGGTCCGTTACAGCGAGAGTTTTATGAGTATCGCGATACCTTAACGCCTTTGCTGTTGACGGCCTCGGAGGTAAATAATGCTTTAGCCATGCTGAATATGCAAAACGACCAATACACGACAGAGGAATACAACAACCGATTTGACGAACTATATCCCAAGAAACTGACAACGGAAGCAGCTATCGATGCTGCTAAAATGGAATTTATCCGCCAGCATCCACAATCTCCGGTATCGCTTTTCATCGCAGAAGGCTTGTTGAACACCACTTTCATTCGCACTGCCGAAGAAATAAAGGAACTGACGCGCATTGCCGAACAAATCGAGGATACCGTGCGTCGTCCCCGTGTCTTAAAAATGGCTGAAATAGCAAAGACATTGTACAAGGGAGCATCATACAAGGATATAGAACTAACCGACCCGACAGGCAAAACCGTGAAACTATCACAGTATATACTTCCCGACCACTACACGCTGGTAGACTTCTGGGCTTCGTGGTGCGGTCCCTGCCGCTGGGCCATCCCCGACGTGAAACAAATTTATAAACGCTATCCCCAAGATCGACTATCCGTGATCAGCATATCGTTCGACCAAAAGAAAACAGACTGGGAAACGGCAATGAAAGAGGAAGCCATGCCTTGGACCCAATTATGGACAGGCAATCGCGACCAAGTTACCGCAGCTCAGCGTGCCTACAACATCAGTGGCATTCCACGCTTGATGCTCATTGCCCCTGATGGCAAAATCGTTTTTAGCGGTAACGATGCTAACGCATTACGGGTTGCCGTGGAAGAATGTTTAGGGAAATAA
- a CDS encoding fibrobacter succinogenes major paralogous domain-containing protein has protein sequence MKKYIIAIFACCWAIFSSCSDDDKLPNINPAATGEYTDERDGNTYGWVRIGDLEWMTSNLKYYPEAPYYECTYDLFGANYAVKVRSHLLDIDFAADYKEYGNFYTWEEARTLCPEGWRLPTDEDWKNLEIALGMSAGEADSEGWRGDQEATLLRQGAEGTGMAFQLGGEVADAESWGQSPFLCFVGEYGYFWSASAVENNGLQTTTVWFRKICAHYTTVYRGSVTLSRLMRVRCCRDAKK, from the coding sequence ATGAAAAAGTATATAATAGCTATATTTGCATGTTGTTGGGCGATATTCAGCTCATGCAGTGATGATGACAAGTTGCCGAATATCAATCCCGCCGCCACGGGTGAATACACGGACGAACGTGACGGAAATACCTACGGATGGGTACGAATCGGCGATCTGGAATGGATGACTTCCAACCTTAAATATTATCCGGAGGCACCTTATTACGAATGCACGTACGATCTATTCGGGGCTAACTATGCGGTTAAGGTTCGCTCTCATCTCCTCGATATCGATTTCGCGGCAGACTACAAGGAATATGGGAACTTCTATACCTGGGAAGAAGCTCGCACGCTTTGTCCCGAAGGTTGGCGTTTGCCCACCGACGAGGACTGGAAAAATCTGGAAATAGCATTGGGAATGTCTGCCGGAGAAGCCGATTCGGAAGGTTGGCGAGGAGACCAAGAAGCCACCCTTCTCCGCCAAGGAGCGGAAGGAACGGGCATGGCATTTCAATTAGGAGGCGAAGTAGCTGATGCAGAGTCTTGGGGACAATCCCCTTTCTTATGCTTTGTCGGTGAATACGGGTATTTTTGGTCGGCTTCGGCAGTAGAGAACAACGGTTTACAGACCACTACCGTCTGGTTCCGCAAAATATGTGCCCATTACACGACTGTCTACCGAGGATCGGTTACTCTGTCTAGATTGATGCGTGTACGTTGTTGCCGAGATGCAAAAAAATAA